In Oscillatoria acuminata PCC 6304, a single window of DNA contains:
- a CDS encoding CHAT domain-containing protein, with product MKSSWVIVGPSTLLAVVCWWGVFLEPGRTQSMIPAVDGTGTQVTHDGDRFDIQGGSRSGDGSNLFHSFDRFGLEAGQTANFLANPDIQNIFTRVVGGDPSLIQGLLQVSGSHSNLYLINPAGILFGPTAQLNLTGSFFATTANSLGFNSGASFDVLGTASSHSLTGSPNQFDFTQSQAGSIVNAGDLAVESGKNITLMGGTVLNTGTLTAPGGNITIASVPGPHRVRLSQEGMLLSLEFQAIAPSADTGISPLQLPQLLTNGNLTQGHARGAVVNPDGTITLTGSNLSWSPDSGTTIVSGEISVADGVQTGGTVTILGEKIGAIASTLDASGGNGGGEVYLGGDFQGGSRLPTADRTLISPDSTIRVDALSTGNGGRAIVWSDRVTGFYGNISARGGSNPFAPSQNGGFVEVSGKEHLIFEGIVDVSATHGSSGTLLLDPLNIIISNDEEDSSNITEFLPEILADEFPGESITISARTLQNQSGNIILEATNDIQIANNVSLEFVPGEPIVFRANADNEGTGAFLMNPSSQIRTQGRDIEIFGARITVSTIDTSAEGDGGNISLTSSDGNIQARDLISQSTGSGTGGDITVRAGGSGGINIQPGNLDASSASGDGGTITLTTETGDITTGSLISKSDGEGTAGDIIVSAEGAGGIDIGTGNGILDASSASGDGGTIRLTTDNGDITTRSILANSEGEGTGGNIILTAGGSRSIAIQTGNAIIDASSASGEGGIIELNTDGGDITTQEISTDSNETAGTITLDASTGTLRLRGNLNTNNLNVRADAIEATGNSSVTGRGQLVIEPGSADRNVAIAPTANNQPNDTLTLRSNLLEALTNGFSSIVIGSSNSTGNVTLYNRFDFNAPVTIAGGETLTGPNQNTTWTLTGPGRGTLSGYPNGMRFENIENLTGGNASDTFVFLDGARFGRIDGAGGSDLLDYSDYTGEVTVNLPQNIATGTSRAFNIENVTLPDPDDNEPLPDPDEPDSPPPPANEEDNSFTPVIKPAPNIAPQPFSPSPSSTPETPTPEPSDPPSPEPDISEPIPVAEPAPTPVAEPAPTPVVEPAPTPVVEPAPTPVVEPGTQGGGGLPAPPIATPVPAEPALMNVPSLTETGYPWTPSLGDRFMGSPGLEETHKQNDSEILTQPAIIQLNNRSDIDRLLDSGEIEQAIEMGDRVFSKDFEEYLGQNINLPYLSFETIQNKLREMETLTGKNAGLIYVFSRNEQLDLVLIPTIGQPIYKSVPEANKAVLLQEVERLQREIGNVARRRTTSYLAPAQQLYQWIIAPLEPDLKRLGIETTIFSMDAGLRMLPIAALHDGDQFLVEKYSITLIPSLHLTDVRYGNWKSTEVLAMGLSEFTDQYPLPAVPVEIDTIVNQLWPGAAFLNEAVTLDKLQELRRQEPFGIIHLATHGQFNSGTRDNSYLQLWGEKLHLDRMQQLQWNDPPVELLVLSACRTAIGDLEAEFGFAGLAVQAGVKSAVASLWYANDAGTLGLMSEFYQNLRSAPIKAEALRRAQIAMIGGTVHLEDGALVGSFGNVELPPELSRLGNRELKHPYYWAGFTMIGSPW from the coding sequence ATGAAGTCATCATGGGTAATAGTTGGCCCAAGTACCCTATTGGCCGTAGTTTGTTGGTGGGGCGTTTTCCTAGAACCGGGACGGACTCAATCGATGATTCCCGCTGTTGATGGAACCGGGACCCAAGTTACCCATGATGGCGATCGCTTTGATATCCAGGGGGGCAGTCGCTCTGGTGATGGCTCCAATCTCTTCCACAGTTTCGATCGCTTTGGTTTAGAAGCAGGTCAAACCGCTAACTTTCTGGCAAATCCCGACATCCAGAATATCTTCACTCGGGTTGTCGGGGGGGACCCTTCTCTCATTCAAGGGCTGCTACAAGTCAGCGGCAGCCACTCCAATCTCTACTTAATCAACCCCGCAGGCATCCTCTTCGGTCCTACGGCTCAGTTAAACCTCACGGGGTCCTTTTTTGCTACCACTGCCAACTCGCTCGGATTTAACTCTGGAGCGAGTTTTGATGTATTAGGGACCGCTTCCTCTCACAGCCTCACCGGGTCCCCCAATCAGTTTGATTTTACTCAATCTCAAGCTGGAAGTATCGTCAATGCCGGAGATTTGGCTGTCGAGTCTGGGAAAAATATTACCCTGATGGGGGGAACGGTCCTGAATACGGGAACCTTAACTGCTCCCGGAGGCAACATTACGATCGCCAGTGTCCCCGGACCCCATCGCGTCCGCTTGTCTCAGGAAGGAATGCTGCTCAGTCTGGAATTCCAGGCGATCGCCCCAAGCGCCGATACTGGAATTTCTCCCCTCCAGTTACCCCAACTGCTCACCAACGGAAATCTAACTCAGGGACACGCCCGAGGTGCAGTGGTGAATCCTGATGGAACGATTACCCTGACGGGTTCAAATTTATCCTGGTCCCCAGATTCTGGAACCACAATTGTCAGCGGTGAGATTTCCGTTGCTGATGGGGTACAAACTGGGGGGACGGTCACCATTTTAGGGGAAAAAATTGGGGCGATCGCCTCAACCCTCGATGCTTCTGGAGGCAATGGCGGAGGCGAAGTCTATTTGGGTGGGGATTTCCAAGGCGGGAGTCGATTGCCTACTGCCGATCGCACCTTAATCAGCCCCGATTCCACCATTCGCGTGGATGCCCTAAGTACCGGGAATGGTGGACGCGCCATTGTTTGGAGCGATCGCGTCACTGGATTCTATGGCAACATTAGCGCCCGGGGAGGTTCCAACCCCTTTGCTCCTTCCCAAAATGGCGGATTTGTAGAAGTTTCAGGCAAAGAACACCTGATTTTTGAGGGCATCGTTGATGTCAGTGCCACCCATGGGAGTTCCGGAACCCTGCTCCTCGACCCCTTGAATATTATCATTTCTAATGATGAGGAGGATTCATCCAATATCACGGAATTCCTGCCGGAGATTTTAGCCGATGAATTTCCCGGAGAATCCATTACGATTTCTGCCCGAACCCTCCAAAATCAAAGCGGCAATATCATCTTAGAAGCCACAAATGATATTCAAATTGCTAATAACGTTTCCCTCGAATTTGTCCCCGGGGAACCCATTGTATTTCGTGCGAATGCCGACAACGAAGGAACCGGCGCTTTTTTGATGAATCCCTCCAGCCAGATCCGGACTCAAGGGCGAGATATTGAGATTTTTGGAGCGAGGATCACGGTTTCCACCATCGATACCTCCGCAGAAGGGGATGGGGGAAATATCTCCTTGACCAGTAGCGATGGCAATATTCAAGCTCGTGATCTAATTTCCCAGTCTACAGGTTCGGGGACGGGCGGGGATATTACAGTGAGAGCCGGAGGGTCTGGGGGGATCAACATCCAACCGGGCAACTTAGATGCCTCTTCCGCATCAGGAGACGGGGGAACCATCACTCTGACGACTGAAACCGGAGATATTACCACGGGATCTCTGATTTCCAAATCTGATGGGGAGGGAACTGCCGGGGATATTATCGTAAGTGCGGAAGGTGCTGGGGGAATCGACATCGGTACAGGAAATGGGATTTTAGATGCGTCTTCCGCATCTGGGGATGGGGGGACAATTCGCCTGACTACTGACAATGGAGACATTACCACCCGCTCGATTCTTGCCAACTCAGAGGGTGAAGGAACTGGGGGGAATATTATTCTCACCGCCGGGGGGAGTCGCTCGATCGCCATCCAAACTGGAAATGCGATAATCGATGCCTCTTCAGCATCCGGAGAGGGGGGGATAATCGAGCTGAATACGGATGGAGGAGATATCACAACCCAGGAGATATCCACGGATTCTAATGAGACAGCGGGAACCATTACCCTGGATGCCAGCACGGGAACCCTACGCTTGAGAGGCAACCTCAACACGAACAATCTCAATGTGAGAGCCGATGCGATTGAGGCAACCGGCAACAGTTCCGTGACTGGACGCGGGCAATTGGTCATAGAACCCGGTTCGGCAGATAGAAATGTGGCGATCGCCCCGACGGCGAATAACCAACCCAATGATACCTTAACGTTACGCAGTAACCTGTTAGAAGCTCTCACCAATGGATTTAGCTCGATTGTCATTGGCAGTTCCAATAGTACCGGAAATGTCACTTTATATAATAGATTTGACTTTAATGCGCCAGTAACGATCGCCGGTGGGGAGACGCTCACGGGTCCCAACCAGAATACCACATGGACTCTCACCGGCCCTGGCAGAGGCACTCTCAGCGGCTATCCTAACGGCATGAGGTTTGAAAATATTGAAAACCTGACCGGCGGTAATGCCAGTGATACCTTTGTATTTCTTGATGGAGCGCGGTTTGGCCGAATCGATGGTGCAGGAGGGAGCGATCTCCTGGATTATTCCGATTATACTGGCGAAGTTACTGTTAATCTTCCCCAGAATATCGCCACAGGGACGAGCCGTGCCTTTAACATTGAAAATGTCACCCTACCGGACCCGGACGACAATGAACCCCTACCGGACCCGGACGAACCGGACTCCCCTCCACCCCCAGCGAACGAGGAGGACAACTCTTTTACCCCGGTGATCAAACCAGCCCCCAACATCGCTCCCCAGCCATTCTCGCCTTCGCCATCGAGTACACCGGAAACCCCGACCCCTGAACCCAGTGATCCGCCCTCTCCGGAACCCGATATCAGTGAGCCGATTCCGGTGGCAGAACCCGCGCCAACTCCCGTAGCAGAACCCGCGCCAACTCCGGTGGTAGAACCCGCGCCAACTCCGGTGGTAGAACCCGCGCCAACTCCGGTGGTAGAACCGGGGACTCAGGGTGGAGGGGGCTTACCTGCACCGCCGATCGCCACTCCAGTACCGGCAGAACCCGCGCTCATGAATGTTCCCTCCTTGACCGAAACGGGTTATCCTTGGACACCCTCCCTAGGCGATCGGTTTATGGGGTCACCGGGACTGGAAGAAACCCATAAACAGAATGATTCTGAAATTTTAACTCAACCAGCCATTATCCAGTTGAACAATCGCAGCGACATCGATCGCCTGCTAGATTCCGGTGAAATAGAACAGGCGATTGAAATGGGCGATCGCGTGTTTAGTAAGGACTTTGAGGAATATTTAGGGCAGAATATTAATCTCCCTTATTTGTCTTTTGAAACCATCCAGAACAAACTCCGGGAAATGGAAACCTTGACGGGCAAAAATGCCGGTCTGATTTATGTTTTTTCTCGAAACGAGCAATTAGATTTAGTCTTAATCCCTACCATCGGCCAACCGATTTACAAAAGTGTTCCTGAAGCTAACAAAGCCGTTCTTTTACAGGAAGTGGAGCGTCTGCAAAGAGAAATTGGCAATGTCGCCAGACGGCGCACCACCAGTTATTTAGCCCCGGCCCAGCAACTCTATCAATGGATCATTGCCCCCTTAGAACCCGACCTCAAACGGTTGGGAATTGAGACGACCATTTTTAGTATGGATGCGGGATTGCGGATGCTGCCCATTGCCGCCTTACATGATGGGGATCAGTTTTTAGTCGAAAAATACAGCATCACCTTAATTCCCAGCCTACATTTAACCGATGTCCGTTATGGCAACTGGAAAAGTACCGAAGTCTTAGCAATGGGATTGTCAGAATTTACTGACCAATATCCCTTACCCGCAGTGCCGGTGGAAATTGACACCATTGTGAATCAATTATGGCCCGGTGCAGCCTTCTTGAACGAAGCCGTCACCCTGGATAAATTGCAAGAACTGCGCCGACAAGAACCGTTCGGAATCATTCACCTAGCGACCCACGGCCAATTTAACTCAGGAACACGAGATAACTCCTATTTGCAGTTATGGGGGGAAAAATTACACCTGGACCGGATGCAGCAGTTACAATGGAACGATCCGCCCGTAGAATTGTTAGTGCTGTCCGCCTGTCGCACGGCGATCGGAGATTTAGAGGCCGAATTTGGCTTTGCTGGATTAGCGGTGCAAGCCGGGGTCAAATCAGCGGTAGCCAGTCTGTGGTACGCCAATGATGCGGGGACCTTGGGACTGATGAGCGAGTTTTACCAAAACTTGCGATCGGCCCCGATTAAGGCAGAGGCATTAAGGAGAGCACAAATCGCCATGATTGGCGGGACCGTGCATCTGGAAGATGGGGCCTTGGTCGGGTCGTTCGGAAACGTAGAACTCCCACCGGAGCTTTCACGCCTCGGGAATCGAGAGTTGAAACACCCCTATTATTGGGCGGGCTTTACGATGATTGGTAGTCCCTGGTAA